The Pseudomonas sp. KU26590 genomic sequence CGCGCCTTGCAGCAGACTTTGCTGTTTTTCCTTATGTTTTTTGAGTTGGCGGTCAAGCTTGTCGGCAAGCAGATCAATGGCTGCATACATGTCGTCGTGTTCGGCGTTGGCAACCACTTCAGCGCCAGGGACATGCAGGGTGGCCTCGATTTTCT encodes the following:
- the hpf gene encoding ribosome hibernation-promoting factor, HPF/YfiA family translates to MQVNISGHQLEVTEPLRTYIGEKLARLERHFDKITNVQVTMEVEKLKQKIEATLHVPGAEVVANAEHDDMYAAIDLLADKLDRQLKKHKEKQQSLLQGATAR